In Solanum lycopersicum chromosome 5, SLM_r2.1, the following are encoded in one genomic region:
- the LOC101249365 gene encoding heavy metal-associated isoprenylated plant protein 23-like: MGLGGTLEYIYDMMKISHKSNNKKRQFHTVELKIRMDCDGCELKVKKTLSSISGVKSVEINRKQQKVTVTGYVEANKVLKKAKSTGKKAEIWPYVPYNLVAQPYAVASYDKKAPPGYVRRVDHNMTTIGTISRFEDHDYVTMFSDDNPNACFIM; the protein is encoded by the exons atgggtCTTGGAGGAACTTTGGAgtatatttatgatatgatgaaaattAGTCATAAATCCAATAATAAGAAGAGGCAATTTCATACAGTAGAGCTCAAAATAAGAATGGATTGTGATGGCTGTGAGCTTAAAGTCAAGAAAACTTTGTCATCAATAAGTg GTGTAAAATCAGTGGAGATAAATAGGAAACAACAAAAGGTGACAGTAACAGGATATGTGGAAGCAAACAAAGTGTTAAAGAAGGCAAAATCAACAGGGAAAAAGGCTGAGATTTGGCCTTATGTGCCTTACAATTTAGTGGCTCAACCCTATGCTGTTGCTTCTTATGACAAGAAGGCTCCTCCTGGCTATGTTAGAAGGGTGGATCACAACATGACAACAATAGGAAcaatttcaagatttgaagATCATGATTATGTTACAATGTTTAGCGATGACAATCCTAATGCTTGCTTTATCATGTAA
- the LOC101249083 gene encoding agamous-like MADS-box protein AGL104, whose product MGRSKLPLLKIESLTNRQVTFSKRRNGILKKVYELSVLCDVDVGIIMFSPSGRLTHYSRKRRIEDILSELISLPDSERGFYINNKESVLWNLRKIEIEDKFCDIERINPAYVNANDTTKKIQDEINGLHCKLDEAEGLLRIFEPDTQRITSLHELDLCEKRLQVALNQVRQRMEQLSSNNTPSYEDNMAQINELLQHIDNTQVHEKPPYDLWLELEDYNHENNNINSPLYTASETSSISQSSMNLPSSTTYDTMSQTSLSGETYQNNNNFKQSQHSTRTLPNLTLQTSFKFAKPEMSQTSIEGSFSCLTDENLKKSICSNRVFPAITPLQTSFSFAKAEMETPTSALRPLAPYLQAEATTSSCTNQEGNNEMSWFQPKVKKSKQYHSID is encoded by the exons atgggAAGAAGTAAATTGCCATTGTTGAAGATTGAGAGTTTGACCAATAGACAAGTCACTTTTAGCAAGAGAAGAAATGGAATTCTCAAAAAAGTTTATGAATTATCTGTTTTATGTGATGTAGATGTTGGTATTATAATGTTCTCTCCTTCTGGTCGTCTCACACATTATTCGCGTAAAAGAAG AATTGAAGATATTCTTTCTGAGCTCATTAGTCTCCCAGATAGTGAAAGAGGATT CTACATCAACAATAAAGAG TCTGTACTTTGGAACTTAAGGAAGATTGAAATTGAAGATAAATTTTGCGATATTGAAAG gatAAATCCTGCATACGTCAACGCAAATGACACAACAAAG aaaattcaaGATGAAATCAATGGCTTGCATTGTAAACTCGATGAGGCTGAGGGATTATTAAg aatatttgaaCCAGATACACAAAGGATTACATCACTCCATGAGCTTGATTTATGTGAAAAACGTCTTCAAGTTGCATTAAATCAAGTTAGACAAAGAATG gaaCAACTCTCTAGCAATAATACACCAAGTTATGAAGATAATATGGCg CAAATAAATGAACTTCTTCAACACATAGACAACACACAAGTTCATGAGAAACCTCCTTATGACTTATGGTTAGAGCTTGAagattataatcatgagaacaACAATATTAATAGTCCTCTCTATACTGCCTCAGAAACATCTTCAATTTCTCAAAG TTCTATGAACCTTCCATCCTCAACTACTTATGATACAATGTCCCAAACAAGTCTAAGTGGTGAgacttatcaaaataataacaacTTTAAGCAATCACAACATTCAACAAGGACCTTACCAAATCTCACTTTACAAACTTCATTCAAATTTGCCAAG CCTGAAATGTCCCAAACAAGTATTGAAGGAAGTTTTAGTTGCCTCACtgatgaaaatttgaagaaatcaATATGTTCAAATAGGGTCTTCCCAGCTATCACTCCATTACAAACTTCATTCTCTTTTGCCAag GCTGAAATGGAAACTCCAACCTCAGCATTAAGACCATTGGCACCATATCTACAGGCTGAAGCAACAACATCTTCTTGTACTAATCAAGAAGGGAACAATGAAATGTCTTGGTTTCAGCCCAAAGTGAAAAAATCCAAGCAATATCATTCAATTgactaa